One Lentimicrobiaceae bacterium genomic window carries:
- a CDS encoding T9SS type A sorting domain-containing protein, with protein sequence MKTIKYYFIYLMLLIVNNPCIQAQPVYSNFLLNPLNIWSAGTAVFSKDGAIHLTAIGGGDNYFTNDKAMLIGCLNSDGLINYQNTYKEPFTKYYPCRGGFHPIGDSSYIVIGTKEKSNDEGFIFILDQNFDTIFTKFFMVDTFQTILRSIDILPNSEYILCGEIFHYINPLQGESDGIFLYKTDSLFNLQWYKIYKLDVNNLCFTVAQTTDNGYVIGGSTNSKTNYSSDPLVIKTDSQGNQEWIWQNGSVYDDLQAITSVSNDGNILVGYGHATYQAPPYPVPSSLTQIRVVKMDNNGNELWTRDYGGSYMGNQVLSITHLPDNTYLIGGDAWITDTSTYGWGYTRAFLLKLNENGDSLWMRHYIYEDEYGTQLNYFSHANTGSENSLLLIGCSQNLLSPTAEQSMWIMRLDSLGCDTPECNPFVGVKKPVIMKEGRIRLYPNPANEFVGITIPEEYKSGNFTTPRVRFYDLNGKLVQESIPQYEENSYRCHTHNLSPGIYFVQLIDRNSIIGSNKLLIMRSF encoded by the coding sequence ATGAAAACAATAAAATATTATTTCATTTACCTGATGTTATTAATTGTCAACAATCCCTGTATTCAAGCTCAACCGGTCTATTCAAATTTTCTTCTAAATCCGTTAAATATCTGGTCAGCTGGAACGGCTGTTTTCAGTAAAGATGGCGCTATACACCTTACAGCAATCGGTGGTGGTGATAATTATTTTACTAATGATAAAGCAATGCTTATTGGATGTCTTAATAGTGATGGATTAATCAATTATCAAAACACATACAAAGAACCTTTTACAAAATACTACCCATGTCGTGGTGGATTTCATCCGATAGGGGATAGCTCATATATTGTTATTGGAACAAAAGAAAAATCAAATGATGAAGGTTTCATATTTATATTAGATCAGAATTTTGATACGATATTTACAAAGTTCTTTATGGTTGATACATTTCAAACCATATTAAGGTCAATTGATATTTTACCGAATAGTGAATATATACTTTGTGGTGAAATTTTCCATTATATCAACCCATTGCAGGGCGAAAGTGATGGGATATTTTTGTATAAAACAGATTCACTTTTTAACTTGCAGTGGTATAAAATATATAAACTTGATGTGAACAATCTGTGCTTTACCGTTGCACAAACAACTGACAATGGATATGTAATTGGCGGCTCTACCAATTCAAAAACCAATTATTCCAGCGACCCATTGGTCATAAAAACCGATAGTCAGGGCAATCAGGAGTGGATTTGGCAAAACGGTTCGGTTTATGACGATCTACAGGCAATCACATCTGTTTCCAATGATGGTAATATCCTGGTAGGATATGGCCATGCTACTTATCAGGCACCTCCTTATCCTGTTCCATCATCCCTCACACAAATCAGGGTGGTAAAGATGGATAACAATGGAAATGAATTATGGACCAGGGATTACGGAGGATCATATATGGGAAATCAGGTGTTGTCTATCACTCATTTACCTGATAACACTTATTTGATAGGGGGTGACGCCTGGATCACTGATACTAGTACATATGGCTGGGGATATACGAGAGCTTTTTTGCTTAAATTAAATGAAAACGGTGATAGCCTTTGGATGAGGCATTACATATATGAAGACGAATACGGTACACAATTAAACTATTTCAGCCATGCAAATACAGGATCTGAGAATAGCCTATTGTTGATAGGTTGTAGCCAAAACCTTTTAAGTCCAACAGCAGAACAATCTATGTGGATCATGCGATTAGACAGCCTGGGTTGCGACACACCGGAATGCAATCCTTTTGTAGGGGTTAAAAAACCTGTAATTATGAAAGAAGGACGTATACGATTATACCCTAACCCGGCCAACGAATTTGTTGGAATTACAATACCGGAAGAGTACAAATCAGGCAATTTCACAACTCCCAGAGTAAGGTTTTACGACTTAAATGGAAAACTTGTGCAGGAATCAATTCCTCAATATGAAGAGAATTCTTACAGATGTCATACACATAACCTTTCACCCGGTATATATTTCGTTCAGCTTATTGATCGCAACAGCATTATCGGCAGCAACAAACTTTTAATCATGCGTTCTTTTTAA
- a CDS encoding S8 family serine peptidase: protein MKKYLPLIVLLILISLSQSFAQGNENGQLYVYVLNPNSIPVFEQEGGKIIVKCGNQTIQTLMAEYEVYSFERAFPIVDNFPQTEKYDLERVYLLKCNGDEESLMQSLNNDFLDSYDYTELVPQYYLTNTPNDYHLLDSTLGPNYALNIINAKNAWDNTTGNSTSVIGITDNGFDVTNPELTGKIDFCINNNTNIHGTFVAGIAAANTNNNLGMSSIGYNCHLALDGRWGSEGYNAILNFSLQGIRVVNASWGSCTYSRAQEDAVNLAFDNGTLIICGAGNGSNPDGSCNSGGCQPNCNGYLYPASFDRVLSVTSVGSNLSHINSDGAVHTYNDKVDVCAAGYSVISIGRDDNGNFACFKSSGTSFAAPYVSGLAGLIYSINPDFTAEQVYHIIKSTTQNIDAQNPQFVGLIGTGLIDAEAAVLKAQEITNDPGNNFNVYNGQNLLWGENDIKVVNSYIHIYPGGTLTIKGDIYLKNDAVITVERGAKLYIDGAYITSHSTQNWEGIEVWGNSALDQQPSSNQGFLKISNNTTIANSNRAIKVGKGTGDILLSTYGGGIIELENSTLINNKKGVIFSSYRRISSPFELPNKSFIRNCNFIWDKANITSLVFITLNNVSLGDISGNRFSNNTGNNEIISENNGIGILSNFSNFTVKSLNVSGSVYDSYFYNLYYGIKSEASNPVQTFKVENAYFNKVFNGIYANGSNNLRILNNTFELLNYPDVPANYPISYGLYMNGCSGYKIENNIFRNFQNSNQIRKITGIIVNNSGSAYNLINDNSFSNLKVGILAQNQNRGSLTPETGLVIKCNVFTHNKSDVAVTGTQNSAGYGIGYYQGTNQNTMSPAGNLFGHAFPGTTSDYHNELQNIIYVHHSPSQDFPELIPWYYTNSTISLSDAQWGYQPGTSCSLVIPTEKEELKSFVEEKEASAEALNEILTETIDQGNTDLLENIVFSSTPDEAYSVYQELMQTGSFVSNDVLSAAIDKEDVLNEAMIRDVMVSNPHAAKSPELMDLVGNRENQLPEFMMAQIEEGFNILSAKESLELQISLFRLEASLAEKELIYQYRTDTTASNDSLLLFLSSRNRPGAFIQLAFEYLKTNEISDALNTINSINSSDLGITELELRNKMLDYLQFYNVLINEGRTIFELSTSEIAELEVLAEGDDLVASCSRSILISNGSMQYKEPIILPDEMYKSTRIFRNNNGVNSSQLIIYPNPSSQWITVEYNLQAIENTLAVFEIIDATGRIVKTMELHGNKNSVIVDLTSLQKGIYICNLITQNRILTSKKLTVQ, encoded by the coding sequence ATGAAAAAATATTTGCCTTTAATAGTATTGCTAATACTAATTTCCTTGTCCCAGTCATTTGCGCAAGGCAATGAAAACGGACAACTATACGTTTATGTCCTTAACCCAAATTCGATCCCAGTTTTTGAACAGGAAGGGGGAAAAATAATTGTTAAATGTGGTAATCAGACAATTCAAACTCTGATGGCAGAGTATGAAGTTTACTCATTTGAAAGAGCATTCCCCATTGTTGACAATTTCCCACAAACTGAAAAATATGATCTTGAAAGAGTTTATCTATTAAAGTGCAATGGAGATGAAGAATCTCTCATGCAGTCATTAAATAATGACTTCCTTGACTCATACGACTATACCGAATTGGTTCCACAATACTATCTAACCAACACACCTAATGATTATCATTTATTAGATAGTACACTTGGCCCAAATTATGCGCTAAATATTATTAATGCCAAGAATGCCTGGGACAATACTACTGGAAATTCCACCTCAGTTATCGGAATAACAGACAATGGATTTGATGTAACAAACCCAGAGTTAACAGGTAAAATTGATTTTTGTATAAATAACAATACCAATATTCATGGGACATTTGTTGCAGGAATTGCGGCAGCAAATACCAATAATAATCTTGGTATGAGCAGCATAGGTTATAATTGCCACCTTGCGCTGGATGGCAGGTGGGGGTCAGAAGGGTATAATGCAATTCTGAATTTTTCACTACAAGGAATTAGGGTTGTAAATGCCAGTTGGGGAAGCTGTACCTATAGCAGAGCTCAAGAAGATGCCGTAAATCTTGCTTTCGACAATGGCACTCTCATAATCTGTGGAGCTGGAAATGGAAGCAACCCAGATGGGAGCTGTAATTCAGGAGGATGCCAACCTAATTGCAATGGTTATCTATATCCAGCATCTTTCGACCGCGTTCTGTCTGTTACAAGTGTAGGGTCTAATCTTTCCCATATTAATAGTGATGGGGCAGTTCACACTTACAACGATAAAGTAGATGTCTGCGCTGCAGGTTACTCTGTAATCTCAATTGGAAGGGACGATAATGGAAATTTTGCTTGTTTCAAATCTTCCGGAACTTCATTTGCAGCACCATATGTTTCAGGACTGGCAGGCTTAATTTACTCGATAAATCCAGATTTCACTGCTGAACAGGTTTATCATATAATCAAATCAACTACACAGAATATAGATGCTCAAAATCCACAATTTGTTGGGTTGATCGGCACCGGACTTATAGATGCAGAAGCTGCTGTTTTGAAGGCACAGGAGATTACCAATGACCCAGGAAATAACTTCAATGTTTATAATGGTCAAAACTTACTTTGGGGCGAAAATGATATTAAAGTAGTGAATAGCTATATTCATATATATCCTGGTGGAACTTTAACAATAAAAGGGGATATTTACCTGAAGAATGATGCAGTTATTACAGTTGAAAGAGGGGCGAAATTATACATAGATGGAGCATATATTACCAGCCATAGCACACAGAATTGGGAAGGAATTGAAGTTTGGGGAAATTCTGCATTAGATCAACAGCCAAGTTCGAATCAAGGGTTTCTCAAAATATCTAATAATACAACAATAGCGAATTCTAATCGCGCCATTAAAGTTGGAAAAGGAACTGGTGATATATTATTGTCTACTTATGGCGGTGGAATAATTGAACTTGAAAATTCCACGCTAATTAATAACAAAAAGGGTGTGATATTTTCTTCTTATAGAAGAATTAGTTCACCTTTTGAATTGCCAAATAAGAGTTTCATAAGGAATTGCAATTTCATTTGGGACAAGGCAAATATCACAAGCTTGGTTTTTATTACATTAAACAATGTAAGTTTAGGCGATATCTCCGGCAATCGCTTCAGTAACAACACTGGAAATAATGAAATTATTAGTGAAAACAATGGAATAGGAATACTTAGCAACTTTTCAAATTTTACCGTAAAAAGCCTGAATGTATCTGGTTCAGTATATGACTCCTACTTTTACAATTTGTACTACGGGATTAAATCTGAAGCTTCAAATCCAGTTCAAACTTTCAAAGTTGAGAACGCTTATTTTAATAAAGTTTTTAATGGTATTTACGCGAATGGTTCAAACAACCTAAGAATTCTGAACAATACTTTTGAGCTGTTAAATTACCCGGATGTTCCTGCAAATTATCCAATCTCTTATGGATTGTATATGAACGGGTGTTCTGGCTACAAAATTGAAAATAATATTTTCCGTAACTTTCAAAATTCAAATCAGATTAGAAAGATTACCGGAATTATTGTTAATAACTCCGGTTCAGCCTATAATCTTATTAATGACAACTCATTCAGCAATTTAAAAGTTGGAATACTAGCACAAAATCAGAATAGAGGAAGCTTGACTCCCGAAACCGGGTTAGTCATTAAGTGCAATGTTTTCACTCATAATAAAAGTGATGTTGCAGTAACCGGAACTCAAAACTCAGCCGGATATGGTATAGGGTATTACCAGGGGACCAATCAAAATACTATGTCTCCTGCCGGTAATTTGTTTGGCCATGCTTTTCCAGGGACAACCAGTGACTATCACAATGAATTACAGAACATTATCTATGTTCATCACTCACCATCTCAGGATTTTCCTGAATTGATTCCATGGTATTATACTAATTCAACTATCTCACTGTCTGATGCTCAATGGGGCTATCAACCAGGCACATCTTGTTCTTTAGTTATTCCCACCGAGAAGGAGGAACTTAAATCTTTTGTTGAGGAGAAAGAAGCTTCTGCTGAAGCATTGAATGAGATACTGACCGAAACCATTGATCAGGGAAATACAGATTTATTAGAAAACATTGTTTTCTCCAGTACACCTGATGAAGCATATTCTGTTTATCAGGAACTTATGCAAACCGGTTCTTTTGTTTCTAATGATGTCCTGTCTGCTGCCATTGATAAGGAAGATGTTCTGAATGAAGCAATGATCAGAGATGTGATGGTATCTAATCCACATGCTGCAAAAAGTCCGGAGCTTATGGATCTTGTCGGAAACAGGGAAAATCAGTTACCCGAATTTATGATGGCTCAAATCGAGGAAGGATTTAATATACTATCTGCTAAGGAGTCGTTGGAACTTCAGATTTCATTGTTTCGCCTGGAAGCATCATTAGCAGAAAAAGAACTGATATACCAGTACAGAACTGACACAACTGCATCAAATGATAGTTTATTGCTTTTCTTAAGTAGCAGAAACAGACCTGGTGCCTTTATTCAACTGGCCTTTGAATACCTGAAAACAAACGAGATATCAGATGCTTTGAATACAATAAATTCAATAAACTCATCCGATCTCGGCATTACAGAATTAGAGTTAAGGAATAAAATGCTTGATTATCTTCAATTCTATAATGTTTTGATTAATGAAGGACGAACTATATTTGAACTTAGCACTTCAGAAATAGCTGAACTTGAAGTTCTTGCTGAAGGCGATGATCTTGTGGCATCCTGTTCAAGAAGTATTCTGATTTCAAATGGATCGATGCAATATAAAGAGCCTATCATACTACCAGATGAAATGTATAAATCAACAAGAATTTTTCGCAATAATAATGGTGTAAATAGCAGTCAACTAATTATTTATCCAAACCCTTCATCACAATGGATAACAGTTGAATATAATTTACAAGCTATCGAAAATACTCTTGCTGTTTTTGAAATTATTGATGCAACCGGAAGAATCGTTAAAACAATGGAACTTCATGGAAACAAGAACAGTGTAATAGTTGATCTTACTTCATTGCAGAAAGGGATTTATATTTGTAATTTAATAACTCAAAATCGCATCCTTACAAGCAAGAAATTAACTGTACAGTAA
- a CDS encoding tetratricopeptide repeat protein translates to MLNSITGSAAVFKTFIQSAFILVSFTFIFFFKCQAGNTLTKTNNGNDHLKEAIALQQKGDSLLDKMGYRKAEVLFIQAFKIAKQLDEKRLMGKLSNNLAECYSMTGRSPKAEAAYREAYQLYEALHDTNAMAVILINLGDEYAKTGRIELAAETELQAIRLKEAANDYRKLAFYYQKLGELFISRDNARWEEYAMKALALSRTEEYTTLRATIAIYNDLGAIWRIKGDYEKATAYYDTMYQISAEADYPKGIATATSERALMLYEQGRYAEALPMAESAYGIVLERDDEYKIVYEATLIARILIKLEQHGRAIELLKMAIKRAHMAGLIAEEQDGHKYLSEAYRASGRWQEALLSHERYVSLKDSIGGVEVQNALNNLQTRFETEKKQQLIDRLNEKNLAHEKRSRLLIGLLIVSGTVLLLLIVIIRLRNHTIRQTTALRIKEQEIHQLEHERLTMDLAYKTRELSTATLHLINKNEVLNELKSKLEASEASPPELKQVIRQIDQNINLDNDWQDFSRHFEEVHPGFFRKLKEKFPSLTPNEERLCAYLAINLNTKEISQMLNVTTAAVDKSRNRLRKKLGITPDTNLNDFLSII, encoded by the coding sequence ATGCTCAATTCCATTACGGGTTCAGCCGCAGTTTTTAAAACCTTCATTCAATCAGCATTCATCCTTGTTTCTTTCACCTTCATTTTCTTTTTTAAATGTCAGGCTGGTAACACTTTAACAAAAACCAATAACGGGAACGACCATCTAAAAGAGGCCATTGCCCTTCAACAAAAGGGAGATTCATTGCTCGATAAAATGGGTTATCGAAAAGCTGAAGTCTTATTCATACAGGCTTTTAAAATTGCAAAGCAACTGGACGAGAAACGGTTGATGGGAAAACTCTCGAATAATCTGGCAGAATGTTACAGTATGACCGGTCGTTCGCCCAAGGCAGAAGCTGCTTACAGAGAAGCATATCAACTATACGAAGCATTGCACGATACCAACGCGATGGCAGTTATACTGATAAATCTTGGCGATGAATACGCAAAAACCGGACGCATCGAACTGGCAGCCGAAACAGAATTACAAGCCATCAGGCTGAAAGAAGCAGCCAATGATTACAGAAAACTGGCATTTTATTATCAAAAACTGGGTGAACTGTTTATTAGCCGCGATAATGCCCGGTGGGAGGAATATGCAATGAAGGCCCTGGCATTATCGCGAACAGAAGAATATACGACCTTGAGGGCAACCATTGCCATTTATAACGACCTGGGGGCCATCTGGCGCATCAAAGGTGATTATGAGAAAGCAACAGCCTACTATGACACCATGTATCAGATTTCTGCAGAAGCAGATTATCCCAAAGGAATTGCCACTGCAACTTCAGAAAGGGCTTTGATGCTTTATGAACAGGGCCGTTACGCTGAAGCCTTGCCTATGGCTGAGAGTGCCTATGGCATTGTGCTTGAAAGAGACGATGAGTATAAAATTGTGTACGAAGCAACTCTTATTGCCCGCATTTTAATTAAACTTGAACAACACGGACGGGCGATTGAATTACTGAAAATGGCAATAAAACGTGCCCATATGGCTGGGTTAATTGCCGAAGAACAGGATGGCCACAAATATCTCTCCGAAGCATACCGTGCTTCAGGCCGCTGGCAGGAAGCCCTGTTGTCGCACGAACGTTATGTTTCACTCAAAGATTCAATCGGAGGTGTTGAAGTACAAAATGCGCTGAACAATCTGCAAACCCGCTTTGAAACTGAAAAAAAACAACAACTGATTGACCGGCTGAATGAAAAGAACCTGGCGCATGAAAAACGCAGCCGTTTGCTGATTGGCCTCCTGATTGTTTCAGGTACTGTTCTTCTTTTACTAATAGTGATTATAAGACTTCGCAACCACACTATCAGGCAAACTACAGCTTTACGAATAAAAGAGCAAGAAATTCATCAGCTTGAACACGAACGCCTTACCATGGATTTGGCTTACAAAACAAGGGAATTATCGACTGCTACGCTGCACCTTATCAATAAAAATGAGGTACTCAATGAACTCAAAAGTAAACTTGAAGCTTCCGAAGCCAGCCCACCTGAACTCAAACAAGTAATCAGGCAGATTGACCAAAACATTAACCTTGACAACGACTGGCAGGACTTCAGCCGCCATTTCGAAGAAGTTCATCCCGGCTTTTTCAGGAAACTGAAAGAAAAGTTCCCCTCGCTTACACCTAACGAAGAACGCCTCTGCGCCTATCTGGCCATCAATCTTAACACCAAGGAAATTTCGCAGATGCTGAATGTAACCACCGCCGCAGTAGACAAAAGCAGAAACCGCCTGAGAAAAAAGCTCGGTATTACTCCTGACACAAACCTGAATGATTTTCTTTCAATCATTTAG
- a CDS encoding DUF1003 domain-containing protein — protein MSTITNNLTKSKRHSLTLMKEIVEQTIQEEKLMVDNLLHEPKEVLTKGQSISDKVASFGGSWKFIIIFSIILFFWILFNTLTPLRDKFDPYPFILMNLVLSCIAALQAPIIMMSQNRQEEKDRKRSENDFMINMKAELEIRSLHQKIDLLLEDQIKTLFDSHARQLELLKNIEKELKKS, from the coding sequence ATGAGCACAATCACAAACAATCTGACAAAATCAAAAAGGCACAGCTTAACTCTAATGAAGGAGATAGTTGAGCAAACCATTCAGGAAGAAAAGCTTATGGTTGACAATCTCCTCCATGAGCCCAAAGAAGTTCTCACCAAAGGGCAAAGTATTTCAGATAAAGTTGCCAGTTTTGGAGGCAGCTGGAAGTTTATTATCATTTTTTCAATCATTCTTTTTTTCTGGATTCTTTTCAATACACTCACCCCTTTAAGAGATAAGTTTGACCCCTATCCGTTTATTCTGATGAATCTGGTTTTATCTTGTATTGCTGCATTGCAGGCTCCTATAATTATGATGAGTCAAAACAGGCAGGAAGAAAAAGATCGTAAAAGAAGTGAAAACGATTTTATGATAAATATGAAAGCGGAATTAGAAATCAGAAGCCTTCATCAAAAAATAGATCTTCTTCTTGAAGATCAGATTAAAACCTTATTTGATAGTCATGCCAGACAATTAGAGTTATTGAAAAATATAGAAAAGGAACTCAAAAAATCTTAA
- a CDS encoding transglutaminase domain-containing protein, which produces MKYQITVILLALSLLSGCKMAGKGHLIADSNYRKLVHEQFLTQKKLANGRDSVLFGVFNQISNQAETEGLEFLYAFMPLSDLAMNDGHYYLRQVQTALESRSYFSWGNEIPEDIFLHFVLPYRVNNEYTDTARQVFYAELKDRIKNMEMAQAALEVNHWCHEKVIYKSTDERTSGPLTTVRTAFGRCGEESTFTVAALRSVCIPARQVYTPRWAHTDDNHAWVEVWINGKWHFLGACEPEPELDMAWFAEPVKRAMMTHTFVFGQYHGDEEVLENNQQFARLNLLKNYTKTKTLPVKVLQADGTPVSGARVEYSLYNYAEFYPIATLYSDSNGICSATTGYGDLIMWASKDGLFDYRLAHGKSSDTVVLTLRANNYALQPQILELTPPSKQPVTPVSQSKAAENNQRLQHEDSIRNVYIQTFIDSVASSKLAMEKGLDAQQVWNFLMLSRGNWSEIYNFLKGLSADNAATGMALLHELSEKDLHDIQASTLQDHLLAYTAFAKKTANNHPDIESNNVLSPRIGREFVTNWRSYMQQYFSSEQIELFRKNPAEIAIWITNQIKIDTVGNYYNVPLIPQGVLELKIADKYSRNLLFVAICRSFGIPSRLEPATYVPQFFAENLWHDVFAGGMMAVSATRGTVVIQNASEDASFVPQYYAHFTISRFDKGRFITLDYENDASLQSFPCKLSLDTGYYRLVTGNRLDNGSVICNISYFNVTRDKQTNIAINLVSDAMQSEVLGKADLQAAFANLTQGGTNSLSHLMHHKGMVVALIDPSKEPTRHLMEDIKMVKSGVDDWGGKVIFIVAKDKKPADFNPAVYKSIPENAEFGYDRLGEVASSVSTVCSINASPQLPVVALLNSKGEIVWHSEGYSIGLGDQLLKQIKFSQQQ; this is translated from the coding sequence ATGAAGTATCAAATTACTGTTATACTATTGGCGTTATCTCTCTTATCGGGGTGTAAAATGGCCGGAAAAGGGCATTTGATTGCAGACAGCAACTATCGCAAACTGGTACACGAGCAGTTTTTAACCCAAAAGAAGCTGGCTAATGGCCGCGATTCGGTATTGTTTGGTGTTTTCAATCAGATTTCTAACCAGGCTGAAACAGAAGGTCTGGAATTTTTGTATGCTTTTATGCCTTTGAGCGATTTGGCCATGAATGATGGTCATTATTATTTGCGGCAAGTGCAAACTGCTCTTGAATCAAGAAGTTATTTTAGCTGGGGCAATGAGATTCCTGAAGATATTTTTCTGCATTTTGTTTTGCCATACCGGGTTAACAATGAATATACCGATACGGCCAGACAAGTGTTTTATGCTGAGTTAAAAGATCGCATTAAAAATATGGAGATGGCTCAAGCAGCCCTTGAGGTGAATCACTGGTGCCACGAAAAAGTAATTTATAAATCAACCGATGAGCGAACCTCTGGCCCGCTTACAACGGTAAGAACAGCTTTTGGCCGTTGTGGTGAGGAGTCTACTTTTACAGTGGCAGCTCTCAGGTCGGTGTGCATTCCGGCCAGACAGGTGTATACCCCTCGATGGGCGCACACCGATGATAACCATGCATGGGTTGAAGTTTGGATTAACGGGAAATGGCATTTTCTGGGTGCTTGCGAGCCTGAACCTGAGCTTGATATGGCCTGGTTTGCCGAGCCGGTAAAAAGGGCCATGATGACGCATACTTTTGTTTTCGGTCAATATCATGGTGATGAAGAAGTTCTTGAAAACAACCAGCAGTTTGCCCGTTTGAACCTGCTGAAGAATTACACAAAAACCAAAACGCTGCCTGTAAAAGTCTTGCAAGCCGATGGAACTCCGGTGTCAGGTGCAAGGGTTGAATATTCACTTTATAACTACGCTGAATTTTATCCGATTGCCACGCTCTATTCTGATTCAAATGGAATTTGTTCGGCCACTACCGGCTACGGAGATCTTATAATGTGGGCATCAAAGGATGGTTTATTTGATTACAGGCTGGCCCATGGAAAATCATCAGATACAGTTGTGCTGACCCTGAGGGCAAACAACTATGCGCTGCAGCCTCAAATTCTTGAATTAACACCTCCCTCAAAACAACCCGTTACACCCGTAAGTCAATCGAAAGCTGCCGAAAATAACCAGCGCCTTCAGCACGAAGATTCCATTCGCAATGTTTACATTCAAACCTTTATCGATTCGGTTGCTTCATCAAAACTTGCCATGGAAAAGGGACTGGATGCGCAGCAAGTGTGGAACTTTCTGATGTTGAGCAGGGGAAACTGGAGCGAAATTTATAATTTTTTAAAAGGATTGTCTGCTGATAATGCAGCCACTGGCATGGCATTACTTCATGAATTGTCTGAAAAGGATTTGCATGACATTCAGGCTTCAACGCTTCAGGATCATTTGCTTGCTTATACTGCTTTTGCAAAAAAAACTGCTAATAATCATCCTGATATTGAAAGTAATAATGTGCTTTCTCCCAGAATCGGACGCGAATTTGTAACTAACTGGCGCAGTTATATGCAACAATATTTTTCATCAGAACAGATTGAATTATTTAGAAAAAATCCTGCTGAAATAGCCATCTGGATTACAAATCAGATTAAAATAGATACAGTAGGCAATTATTATAATGTGCCTTTGATTCCACAAGGGGTTCTTGAATTAAAAATTGCCGACAAATATTCGCGTAATCTTTTATTTGTTGCTATTTGCCGCAGTTTTGGCATTCCTTCGCGTCTTGAACCTGCGACTTATGTTCCTCAGTTTTTCGCTGAAAATTTGTGGCACGATGTATTTGCAGGCGGCATGATGGCTGTTTCAGCAACCAGAGGCACAGTTGTGATACAAAATGCATCTGAGGATGCATCATTTGTTCCGCAGTACTATGCGCATTTTACCATTTCACGCTTCGACAAAGGCAGATTTATAACCCTTGATTACGAAAATGATGCTTCGCTTCAATCATTCCCCTGCAAGTTGAGTCTTGATACGGGGTATTATCGTTTGGTTACCGGAAACAGGCTGGATAACGGTTCTGTTATCTGTAATATCAGTTATTTCAATGTAACCCGCGACAAGCAAACCAATATCGCCATCAACCTTGTATCTGATGCCATGCAGTCGGAAGTGTTGGGAAAGGCTGATTTGCAGGCTGCATTTGCCAATCTGACGCAAGGTGGCACAAACAGTCTGTCGCATTTAATGCATCATAAAGGAATGGTGGTGGCTTTAATAGATCCATCAAAAGAGCCAACCAGGCATCTGATGGAAGACATTAAAATGGTAAAATCAGGTGTTGATGATTGGGGAGGCAAGGTCATTTTTATAGTAGCCAAAGACAAGAAACCAGCTGATTTCAACCCGGCAGTTTATAAAAGTATTCCTGAGAATGCCGAGTTTGGCTACGATCGCCTGGGTGAAGTGGCATCGTCGGTAAGCACAGTTTGCAGCATCAATGCAAGCCCTCAGCTTCCGGTGGTGGCATTGTTAAACTCAAAAGGGGAAATAGTATGGCATTCCGAAGGATATAGCATTGGACTGGGCGATCAGTTGCTGAAGCAGATAAAGTTTAGCCAGCAACAATAA